GGAGAGGCGGGCGCGGTTGACGGCGAGTTTAACCCAGTCGCGGATCGGGAGGTCCTTGGTTTGGCAGGCGCGCCAGACGTCGCCTTGCTCGACGGCGTGTTCGAGGAGGGTCTTACCGTCGGCGTCGACGATGCGGATGGTGCCGGCGGCGGACGCTTCGAAGGTCTTGTTGTGGGAGCCGTATTCTTCGGCGGCCTGGGCCATGAGGCCGACGTTGGGAACGGAGCCGATGGTGGCGGGGTTGAGCGGGCCGTTGGCTTTGATGAAGTCGATGGTGGCCTGGTAAACGCCGGCGTAGCTGCGGTCGGGAACGAGGGCGAGGGTGTCGCCGGTGTTGCCTTTGGCGTCGTAGACTTTGCCACCGGCGCGGAGGAGCGCGGGGATGGAGGCGTCGATGATGACGTCGGAGGGGACGTGGAGGTTGGTGATGCCTTTGTCGGAGTTGACGTAGGAGAGGGCGGGGCCGGCGGCGAGGGCGGCCTGGATGTCGGCCTCGATGGCGGCTTTCTGGTCGGCGGGGAGTTTCTCGATCTTGGCAACGAGGTCGCCGAAGCCGTTGTTGAAATCAACGCCGAGGGTGGCGAGGACGGCGGCGTGTTTGGTGAGGAGGTCTTTGAAGAAGACGCGGACGGCGTGGCCGAAGAGGATGGGGTCGGAGACCTTCATCATGGTGGCCTTGAGGTGGAGCGAGAGGAGAACGCCGTCGGCTTTGGCCTGGGCGATCTGCTGCTCGTAGAAGGCAACGAGGGATTTCCTGCCGATCTTGGTGGAGTCGAGGATCTCGCCGGCCTGGAGGGCGAGCTTCGGGAGGAGAACCTTCACGGAGCCGTCGGCGCCCACGAACTCGATCTTGGCGGTGGTGGCAGCGGCGAGGGTGAGGGATTTCTCGTTGGCGAAGAAGTCGTCGGCGGAGAGGGAGGCGATGCGGGTCTTGGAGCCGGGCGAGAAGGCTTTGTTAACGTGCGGGTGCTTCTTGGCGTAATCCTTGACGGCCTTGGGGGCGCGGCGGTCGGAGTTGCCTTCGCGGAGGACGGGGTTCACGGCGGAACCGAGGACCTTGGAGTAACGGGCGCGGGCGTCTTTCTCGGCGTCGGTCGAAGGGGTTTCGGGGTAGTCGGGGAGGGCAAAGCCCTTGGACTGAAGCTCGGCGATGGCGGCCTTCAGCTGCGGGATGGAGGCGGAGATGTTGGGCAGCTTGATGATGTTGGCCTCGGGCTTGAGCGTGAGGGCGCCGAGCTCGGCGAGGGAGTCGGGGGTCTTCTGGTCGGCCGGGAGGAGGTCGGCGAAGTTGGCGAGGATGCGGGCGGCGACGGAGATGTCGCGGGTTTCCACGTTGATGCCGGCTTGCTTGGCGTAGGCCTGCACGATCGGCAGGAGGCTGTAGGTGGCGAGCGCGGGGGCTTCGTCGGTGATGGTGTAGATGATGGATGGGCTCATTCGAAGTAGTGAGTAGTGGGTAGCGAGTAGTGAGTAGTTCGGAGATCCGGACTCGGAGGCTCGGAAACGGAAAAGTAGTTGGCCAGCAAAGGGCGGGCGCGGGGGTGGGTCAAAAGCAAATGCGGGCGGGCGAGAGGTATGCGCCGCGCTAACGGGGACGCATCGTTTGCTATTAGCCGCAGGCAATCAGCGGGTCTTTTCGCAGCGGGCTTTGATGATGAGAAGGATGTAGTTTTGCAGGTCGGCCATCAGGGCCTCGGTCCACAGGTGTGAGTAAAAATTAAAGCGGGTGGAGAGGCGTTGATCGCTGGAGAGGTGCAGGATGACGCGATCGGGGCCGAGGGACTCGATGTAGTAGGTGCCGTGGAGAACGTCGAAGTAGGGGCCGCCGATGGTGACGTGTTCGTCGAAGGTCGTGGGCGGGATGTTTTCCGTGTCGGCTTGGATCGAGAACGAGATGCGGACGGGCTCCTGCCATTCGGTGATGCGCTCGAGGAAGAGCACGTTGCCCTCGAAGCGGGCGTAGCGCACGGCGCCGACTCCGGTGCCTTCGAGCAAGGCTTCGGTGGGGCGCGGAAAGCCGAGCAGATGACTGAAGTTGAGCGAGTGCTCGGATTCAGTGATGAGCGGGACGGATTTGATCTGGTTCCATACGGTGGCCGGCGAGGCGTTGATCTCGATGGAGGTTTCGACGCGGCGGATTTCCGTGGAGGCTTCGCGCAGGGATTCGAGGGGGGCGGCGACGAACGGTATCAGGGCAACCACCGCTGCGCAGTAGTTACGGCTGCTGTCTTGAGTGAACGCGAACCGGATGAGGCCGGCCAGCAGGCCGCCGAATGATGACAAAACCAGAACCAGAGGAAGCCAGATAATCACGCAGATCAGCCCCTCCCAGGCGAAGAGCAGACAGCAGCCCAGGCACGCGAGCGATGAGAGCCAAGGCATAAGGATACGGCGGCCCCAACTATAACGTTTACGGTATTCGCCCAGCCAGACGGTGAGGAAGCCGAGAGCGATGGGAACGCCGATGATGAAGGTGGAACTCATCACTTCGAACAGCGTGCCTTTGTCGGCATCGAGGCCAAACATCAGGCGGACGAAAAGACCGTAAAGAGCTCCGCTCAATGCGCCGATCCAGACGAGTTGTTTGCGAGACAGGGTGGGCATTCAGGCGAGTCGAGCCGTTGGCGATGTCGGAGGCAAGGCGAGGCACGTCAAGGCCTTCAGCCTCCCTCGTGTTCAGCGCCCGCGCGGGCTGTGGCCGAATTTCTGACGGAAGGCGC
This portion of the Rariglobus hedericola genome encodes:
- a CDS encoding NADP-dependent isocitrate dehydrogenase, which translates into the protein MSPSIIYTITDEAPALATYSLLPIVQAYAKQAGINVETRDISVAARILANFADLLPADQKTPDSLAELGALTLKPEANIIKLPNISASIPQLKAAIAELQSKGFALPDYPETPSTDAEKDARARYSKVLGSAVNPVLREGNSDRRAPKAVKDYAKKHPHVNKAFSPGSKTRIASLSADDFFANEKSLTLAAATTAKIEFVGADGSVKVLLPKLALQAGEILDSTKIGRKSLVAFYEQQIAQAKADGVLLSLHLKATMMKVSDPILFGHAVRVFFKDLLTKHAAVLATLGVDFNNGFGDLVAKIEKLPADQKAAIEADIQAALAAGPALSYVNSDKGITNLHVPSDVIIDASIPALLRAGGKVYDAKGNTGDTLALVPDRSYAGVYQATIDFIKANGPLNPATIGSVPNVGLMAQAAEEYGSHNKTFEASAAGTIRIVDADGKTLLEHAVEQGDVWRACQTKDLPIRDWVKLAVNRARLSGTPAIFWLDKARAHDAQLIAKVELYLKDHDTQGLDLQILPPADATKVSLERIVKGQDTISVTGNVLRDYLTDLFPILEVGTSAKMLSIVPLIKGGGLFETGAGGSAPKHVQQFTEENFLRWDSLGEFFALAASFEHLGITQNHAKAKVLAETLDEANGKFLEFDKSPARKVGAGIDNRGSHFYLALYWAQALAKQTSDADLKKAFTPLAEKLTNSEDQIVKELIAVQGKPTDIGGYYQPDNAKASAALRPSATLNTILATL